The following nucleotide sequence is from Austwickia chelonae.
GGCAGCCATACCGCGATCGTCCGGGCGAAGGAGTGCAGCAGGAAGATCAGGCCGAGGAAGGCGAAGACCCCAGCGACCACGAAGAAGGCGGCGCCCATGCCACCTTTCTTGGCGTCGGCCGTCACCTCCGACTTGGCGAGCTGGATCTCCTTTCGAATGAGGGTGGACACGTCCTCCAGGACGTCGTGGACGAGTGCCCCGATGGTCGGTTCGTACTCCCTGGCGGCAACCCGCCCGGCAGCCGAGGAGGACTCATGCGCGGGAGTTCGTCCCTCAGGGTTGGCGATCGCCATGGATTGTTCCCTCCTCACGGGCCTGCACGGCCCGGCGAATATGTTCGTTCATGACGATAGCGAGTGCAGTGCTTCGGGGCCTCCCCGATACCGCGACTCGCTGGCCGTCCGACCGGATCTGCGCTTCTGGTCCGATCCTCCGATCAGAAGTTACCCAGCCGAAGGCCATTCTCCCGCCTCCGTGGCTACTTCGTTATCCCCCAAGGTCCTTGAACTGCTTTCTGCTCTGGGTCGGCAGGCCGCGGGATGACCTCTCGGGGCATGATGGACAGGGCGGCCATGGCTCCGGAGGCACGCTGGACGACGACGTGAGCACACCAGGAGGGGTTCCGTATGTCCGAGCAATCCGTACCGGCTTCTGCAGGAGTGGAGGCAGATCCCGGGGACGATCTCTCGTCAGAGGCCCCTGCGAAGGGAGCGACAGCTGCCCGAATAGGGGTCCTGACCAGTGGTGGAGACGCTCAAGGGATGAATGCCGCAGTGCGTGCGGTAGTGCGGACCGGGATCCATCTGGGCGTCGAGGTCTACGCGATCACCGAGGGATGGCAGGGCGCGGTCGACGGTGGCGACGGCATCCGTCCGATGGACTGGGAGGATGTCAGCAATATCCTCAACAGCGGGGGGACGATCATCGGGACCGCTCGCTGCCAGGAGTTCCGCGGACGGGAGGGGCAGCTCAAGGCGGCTCGAAATCTGTTGGCCCACGGCATCGACCGTCTGGTCGTCATCGGAGGCGACGGGTCGCTCACCGGCACGAACGAGTTCCGGCGCAATTGGCCGGGGCTCGTCGAAGAACTGGTGGGGCGGGGGGAGATCGATCCGGAGACGGCGGCCGCACATCCGTCGTTGATGATCGCCGGCCTGGTGGGTTCCATCGACAACGACATGGTCGGTACCGATATGACGATCGGGGCCGACTCGGCTCTGCACCGGATCGTCGATGCTATCGACTCGATTTCCTCCACTGCAGCCTCCCACCAGCGGAGCTTCGTCGTCGAGGTGATGGGACGACACTGCGGCTACTTGCCGTTGATGGCGGCCATCGCCGGCGGCTGCGACTATGTGTTCATCCCGGAGAACCCACCCGAGGACGGATGGGAGGAGGACCTGTGCACCAAGTTGCGGGCCGGGCGTGCCGCCGGGCGGCGGGATTCGATGGTCCTGGTCGCCGAGGGTGCCCAGGACCGTCACGGCAGTCCGATCAAGGCCGAGCGGGTCAAGGAAGTTCTGGCCGAACAGCTCGGTGAAGACACCCGGGTCACCATCCTCGGGCATGTCCAACGTGGCGGCAGCCCCAGCGCGTACGACCGATGGATGTCCACCCTGCTGGGGTACGCCGCAGTGCACGAGGTGCTGGAGGCCACCGCTGATTCCACCGCGCACGTGCTCGGGGTCCGCCACAACCGGATCGCGCGCATTCCCTTGGTCGAATCGGTGGCGGCGACACGGGCCGTGGCCGATCACATCGCTGCCGGTGACTACGAGAAGGCGATGGCCGCTCGTGGGGGTAGCTTCCGGCGGATGGTCGACGTCTTCGCCACGATGAGCAGGCCGCCGACCGACGAGGACAACGCTCGGGTTCATCACGGTGCGAAACGGGTCGCGATCATGCACGTCGGTGGGCTCGCTCCGGGGATGAACACTGCGGCTCGGGCCGCTGTCCGTCTCGGCATCGACGCCGGGCTCGACATGGTCGGTGTGTACGGCTCGTTCAAGGGTCTTCTCGACGGGGACATCCGCCCGTTGTGTTGGGGAGACGCCGAGGGGTGGGTCGGTGACGGAGGCGCTGAGCTGGGAACCCGGCGCACGGTGCCCGGTATCGAGCATCTTTACTCCATCGGTCGGGCGATCGAGAAACACGAGATCGATGCCCTGCTGCTCATCGGCGGGTACGACGCCTACGAGGCTGCCGCCCTACTGGTCCGGGAGCGTGAACGCTATCCTGCGTTCGCGATGCCGATCGTCTGCGTGCCGGCGACCATCGACAACAACTGCCCCGGTGCGGAATTGTCCATCGGGGCGGACACGGCGTTGAACAATGTCGTGTGGGCGATGGATCGGATCAAGCAGTCGGCATCGGCGGCGCGGCGGTGTTTCGTCGTGGAGACGATGGGGCGTCGATGCGGCTACTTGGCGTTGATGTCCGGTCTCGCCGGTGGCGCCGAACGGGTGTATCTGCACGAAGAGGGCATCACCCTGTCCGATCTGCAAGGTGATGTCGAGCGGATGTTGGAGGCCTTCCGCGGCGGGCGACGTCTCTTCCTGGCCGTCCGGAACGAGGAGGCCTCGGAGATGTACACCACCGATTTCCTGGCACGTCTGTTCGAACAGGAGGGGGCCGATCTGTTCGACGTGCGCCAGGCCGTACTGGGGCATCTCCAGCAGGGCGGCAGCCCGTCGGCTTTCGACCGGCTGCTGGCCACGAGGCTTGTCCAGGAAGCGATCGACGACCTGGCAGGTCAGCTGAAAGCTGGGACGGCTGAAGGTCGTTATCTGGGATACATGGTGGGGGAGACGCAGCGTCGGCCGCTGGCTCATTTCGATGAGGATGTCGACCGGGCGAACCGTCGTCCACGTGAACAGTGGTGGCTTGCCTTGCAGCCCGCCGTCACCGCGGTGACCGAGCCCCAGTCGCGGCCTGGCGAGACCGTGGTCCCGGTGCTTCCTGTCGAGCCACTCTGAGGTTCCGGATCGGCCGGGCACGGTGTGTGGCTGTGCTGCGCCTCCGGCCGAGGACCCCGTCCACGGTTGGGGGCGCAGCCCTTTGCCTCAGGTGCTGCCCTGAGCGCGCACACGCATGCTAGCGGGTCACCTCCAGAACGACCTTGCCCCGAGCATGGCCCCCCTCGACGAGCCGGTGCGCGTGCGCGGCCTCCGACAAGGGCAGCACCTGCCCGACCTCGACGGTGAGCCGGCCATCAGCCACCCGCTCGGCCAAGGCCGCCAAGCGGGAAGGGTCCGGAGCGATCAGGGGCACGGACACCTCGATGCCGCGCTCCCGCGCCGGTCCCAGATCCGCCAAGGACGGCAGGATCACCAGACGGCCGCCGTCCTTCAGGTGATCCATCGACGGCCCGTAAGTGCCGAAGTAGACGCCGTCGACGATCACCTCGGGGCGAGGCGTCGCCGTCGTGAAATCCTCACGGGTGTAATCGACGTGCACCGCACCCATCGACTCCACCAGTTCACGCTTGCCCGCACTCGCGGTGGCGTACACCGTGGCACCGGCCTCCACCGCCAATTGGACGACGAACTGCCCGACGCCACCGGCGCCCCCGTGCACCAGAACGGTCTCACCGGCGGAGACCTTCGCCAGATCGTGCACAGCCGTCCACGCGGTCAGCCCCGCCAGCGCCGTCCCGGCCAACCGGTGGTCCTCGGCTCCCTCCGGTGCGGGGGACAGACAATCGGCCGGAAGCACCACCTGCTCGGCGTAACAGCCTCCGCGATGCCGGAGCGGTGCCATCCCGAAGACCCGGGTGCCCACCGCGAGACCACTGCCCTCGCCGGCGGCCTCCACGACCCCGCAGCACTCGCGACCGAGCACCAACGGGAAGTCGTCCGGCCCGAAGTCCTTCACCAGCCCGGAAGAACCGTCCCGGATCTTGTAGTCCAGTGGGTTCACCCCGGCAGCGGTGACCCGTACTCGGACTTCGCCCGGGCCTGGCTCGGCCACCGGGAGATCGACGACATGCATTTCTTCGGGCGACCCGAAACGGTCGATGGCTACGGCGCGCATGTTCGCAGTCTGCCAGGAAGGTCCGGTGCAGGGTCGCCCCAGGACCCCGGGGAGCTGAATCGGGAACAGCTCGAGAAGAAGCTTTTTCGTGTCGAGCGAGGGGCGGCGGCCATGGATCGTTCCTGGTCGACGTATGCGATTCGATGCGGCAACGTGCACACTACGTCAGTGACCGACGACAGGGACGTCACCCGGGAGCGCTGATCCCGCCGCCTCTGTTCACCTTCAGGAGGACCCATGAACGCTGCCCCCTCCGGCGTGGAACGCCGCAGCATCGACGTCATTCCCGCTGGTGAACGACATGGGCGGCCGATGAGTCAGTTCACCCTGTGGTTCGGTGCGAACATGCAGATCACGGCGTTGGTCGACGGTGCCTTGGCCGTCGTCTTCGGCGCGGACGCGCTGTGGGCCATCATCGGTCTCACCCTCGGGAACATCCTCGGTGGCGCGGTCATGGCCTTGCACTCGGCCCAGGGGCCTCGGCTGGGTCTGCCGCAGATGATCTCCAGCCGGGCACAGTTCGGCGTGGTCGGGGCGATCATCCCTCTCGTGCTGGTGGTCCTGATGTACCTGGGCTTCGCCTCGACCGGAACAGTGCTCTCCGGGCAGGCCATCAACCGCATGGTCGGCGCGACGTCCCCGGCCTTCGGCATCGTGGTCTTCGGTGTCATCACTGCGGTGGTGGCCATCGTCGGATACCGGTGGATCCACGCGCTGGGGCGGATCGCGACGGTCACCGGCATCCTGGGATGGCTGTGGCTGGCATACAAACTGTTCACCTCCCATGACGTGGCCTCCTTCTTCGCGGCGCCCTCGTTCAACATCGTGACTTTCCTG
It contains:
- a CDS encoding phage holin family protein, with the translated sequence MAIANPEGRTPAHESSSAAGRVAAREYEPTIGALVHDVLEDVSTLIRKEIQLAKSEVTADAKKGGMGAAFFVVAGVFAFLGLIFLLHSFARTIAVWLPVWAGYLIVAVILFIGAAIAAVIGKNQLSKVKGKPERTIVTSKETVEVVKKAAQG
- a CDS encoding 6-phosphofructokinase — encoded protein: MSEQSVPASAGVEADPGDDLSSEAPAKGATAARIGVLTSGGDAQGMNAAVRAVVRTGIHLGVEVYAITEGWQGAVDGGDGIRPMDWEDVSNILNSGGTIIGTARCQEFRGREGQLKAARNLLAHGIDRLVVIGGDGSLTGTNEFRRNWPGLVEELVGRGEIDPETAAAHPSLMIAGLVGSIDNDMVGTDMTIGADSALHRIVDAIDSISSTAASHQRSFVVEVMGRHCGYLPLMAAIAGGCDYVFIPENPPEDGWEEDLCTKLRAGRAAGRRDSMVLVAEGAQDRHGSPIKAERVKEVLAEQLGEDTRVTILGHVQRGGSPSAYDRWMSTLLGYAAVHEVLEATADSTAHVLGVRHNRIARIPLVESVAATRAVADHIAAGDYEKAMAARGGSFRRMVDVFATMSRPPTDEDNARVHHGAKRVAIMHVGGLAPGMNTAARAAVRLGIDAGLDMVGVYGSFKGLLDGDIRPLCWGDAEGWVGDGGAELGTRRTVPGIEHLYSIGRAIEKHEIDALLLIGGYDAYEAAALLVRERERYPAFAMPIVCVPATIDNNCPGAELSIGADTALNNVVWAMDRIKQSASAARRCFVVETMGRRCGYLALMSGLAGGAERVYLHEEGITLSDLQGDVERMLEAFRGGRRLFLAVRNEEASEMYTTDFLARLFEQEGADLFDVRQAVLGHLQQGGSPSAFDRLLATRLVQEAIDDLAGQLKAGTAEGRYLGYMVGETQRRPLAHFDEDVDRANRRPREQWWLALQPAVTAVTEPQSRPGETVVPVLPVEPL
- a CDS encoding NADP-dependent oxidoreductase, yielding MRAVAIDRFGSPEEMHVVDLPVAEPGPGEVRVRVTAAGVNPLDYKIRDGSSGLVKDFGPDDFPLVLGRECCGVVEAAGEGSGLAVGTRVFGMAPLRHRGGCYAEQVVLPADCLSPAPEGAEDHRLAGTALAGLTAWTAVHDLAKVSAGETVLVHGGAGGVGQFVVQLAVEAGATVYATASAGKRELVESMGAVHVDYTREDFTTATPRPEVIVDGVYFGTYGPSMDHLKDGGRLVILPSLADLGPARERGIEVSVPLIAPDPSRLAALAERVADGRLTVEVGQVLPLSEAAHAHRLVEGGHARGKVVLEVTR